The proteins below come from a single Papaver somniferum cultivar HN1 chromosome 11, ASM357369v1, whole genome shotgun sequence genomic window:
- the LOC113322207 gene encoding uncharacterized protein LOC113322207 has translation MKTTTNKKHLSSIANHVLGKCAETLDTAVDNLIEEFESGWKPAETTPTKPANSYARKLVEFCSSRALTNICENIVETIEDGTFSRFTFDMMLAWEQPSSSDEMAHSETMGKEKEDRKIPVREMEEQDDIPLFYSDIMPLLVDNEPSIGEDSFVWLASLVPLLGDIVNGRFTYETLTAPTANRIHFPAYDKYLKEVDKCIKYLLKQPTPTGVELASGEFILHMEGTARTQRVVRHIGGSSWPGRLVLTNYALYFEASGVVSYEDAVKVDLSKNVDHNVKRASTGPWGAPLFDKAIAYESPELSESLVLEFPEMTSSTRRDHWLALIKEIILLHQFLFKFNIDSPQQAWEMHARTVLGIVRLHAAREMLRISPPAPTNFLIFSLFDELPKGDYVVEELANNLKLVNTIQPCSASSILNSLKLSNPGISDTEVKEEIAEEILSTNQTESISSLETTITQVREEAKEIGIAQATVEGLKEEGIGDSFMVLVELLGPLKSVVPWFEEVLRWERPPTTVLVLATSLFIAYREWIGKALAACLLWGVGKMLSARHEKRREREKNEKIVVCTASDQTAVESIVSAQHGLKTVQAMVQTANISLLRIQSILMSRAEKHADQVMMIMVGLAVMLAVIPFKFIIMGSTVYVFMMNSRLGNYMKNDRGNRRLKEWWDSIPVIPVRTVDKTL, from the exons ATGAAAACAACGACGAACAAGAAGCATCTCTCTTCCATTGCCAACCATGTCCTCGGCAAATGTGCAGA GACTTTAGACACTGCAGTGGATAATCTGATTGAAGAATTTGAGTCTGGATGGAAGCCAGCTGAGACAACGCCCACAAAACCAGCAAACAGTTATGCAAGAAAATTGGTGGAGTTTTGTAGCTCAAGAGCTTTAACAAACATATGTGAGAACATAGTGGAGACGATTGAAGATGGGACTTTCAGTCGATTTACTTTCGATATGATGCTTGCTTGGGAACAGCCTAGCTCCTCTGATGAAATGGCACATTCG GAAACAATGggaaaagagaaagaagataGGAAAATTCCTGTGAGAGAGATGGAAGAACAAGACGATATTCCTCTTTTCTATTCAGACATTATGCCACTTCTC GTTGATAATGAGCCAAGCATTGGAGAAGATTCATTTGTTTGGTTGGCGTCCTTGGTTCCCTTGTTGGGTGACATCGTGAATGGAAGATTCACTTATGAAACGTTGACAGCACCTACAGCCAATCGTATTCATTTCCCTGCTTATGACAAGTATCTAAAAGAAGTTGACAA GTGTATTAAATACTTGCTGAAACAACCCACTCCAACAGGTGTGGAATTAGCATCTGGTGAATTTATACTGCACATGGAAGGCACTGCAAGAACGCAAAGAGTAGTTCGTCACATAGGAGGATCCAGTTGGCCTG GTAGACTCGTGCTGACCAACTATGCGCTCTACTTTGAAGCTTCGGGAGTCGTATCTTATGAGGATGCAGTGAAGGTTGATCTTTCGAAAAATGTTGATCACAATGTTAAACGAGCTTCTACAGGTCCTTGGGGTGCTCCTCTTTTTGACAAAGCAATAGCATATGAATCTCCTGAATT ATCAGAGAGTCTAGTCTTGGAATTCCCAGAGATGACAAGTTCTACAAGGCGTGATCACTGGCTCGCTCTAATAAAGGAAATCATACTGTTACATCAATTCTTATTTAAATTCAACATCGACTCCCCACAGCAAGCGTGGGAAATGCATGCGAGAACAGTTCTGGGGATTGTGAGGCTCCATGCAGCTAGAGAGATGCTAAGAATATCGCCTCCAGCACCCActaatttcttaattttttctttgtttgatGAACTGCCAAAGGGGGACTATGTTGTAGAAGAGTTGGCGAACAATCTGAAACTGGTGAATACTATACAGCCATGTAGTGCCAGCTCTATTCTCAATAGTTTAAAGTTGTCCAATCCTGGTATCTCAGACACTGAAGTTAAAGAAGAGATAGCTGAAGAGATTTTGAGTACCAATCAAACTGAGAGTATATCATCGTTAGAGACAACGATAACTCAAGTTAGGGAGGAAGCCAAGGAAATTGGCATAGCCCAAGCTACTGTTGAAGGACTGAAAGAGGAAGGAATAGGTGATAGTTTCATGGTTTTGGTG GAACTCCTTGGTCCACTTAAGAGTGTTGTACCTTGGTTTGAGGAAGTGCTGAGATGGGAAAGACCACCCACAACAGTCCTTGTACTTGCCACGTCTTTGTTTATCGCGTACAG GGAATGGATAGGAAAGGCTTTAGCAGCGTGTTTGTTATGGGGAGTAGGAAAAATGCTTTCCGCGAGACATGAGAAGCGGAGGGAAAGAGAGAAGAATGAGAAAATAGTTGTGTGTACTGCTTCTGACCAAACTGCTGTAGAGAGCATAGTTTCTGCACAACATGGACTAAAAACTGTACAAGCCATGGTTCAGACGGCAAATATCTCCTTATTAAGAATTCAATCCATATTGATGTCAAGGGCTGAAAAG cATGCAGACCAGGTTATGATGATAATGGTGGGATTGGCAGTAATGCTAGCAGTGATTCCTTTCAAATTCATAATTATGGGATCGACAGTTTATGTTTTTATGATGAACTCAAGGCTTGGCAATTACATGAAGAATGATCGTGGCAACAGAAGGCTGAAAGAATGGTGGGACTCAATTCCAGTTATTCCAGTCAGAACTGTAGACAAGACTCTGTGA
- the LOC113322208 gene encoding co-chaperone protein p23-2-like, whose translation MSNMSHHPEVLWAQRSDKVYLTVALPDAKNVSVKSEPQGLVSFSAKGKEGEKFDFSLELFGSINPEGCKTNIGLRNIICSIQKEQKSWWKRLLKSDAKPAPYIKVDWNKWCDEDEEESEESDLASEDDIAKGLDEDESSDDDGMLYLPDLEKARRS comes from the exons ATGTCCAATATGAG TCATCATCCAGAAGTTTTGTGGGCTCAGCGATCTGACAAGGTTTACTTGACAGTTGCTTTACCAGATGCAAAAAATGTCTCTGTAAAGAGCGAGCCTCAAGGGCTAGTTAGTTTCTCTGCTAAGGGCAAGGAGGGTGAGAAATTTGACTTCAGTCTGGAACTATTCGGAAGCATAAATCCTGAG GGTTGCAAGACAAATATTGGATTACGGAATATAATCTGTTCAATCCAGAAAGAGCAGAAGAGTTGGTGGAAGAGACTGCTGAAGTCAGATGCGAAGCCTGCTCCTTACATTAAGGTTGATTGGAACAAGTGGTgtgatgaagatgaggaagagTCAGAAGAGT CTGACCTTGCCTCAGAAGATGATATTGCTAAG GGATTGGATGAAGACGAGAGTAGCGATGATGATGGGATGCTGT ATCTTCCGGACTTGGAGAAAGCTCGGCGGAGTTAA